The proteins below are encoded in one region of Manis pentadactyla isolate mManPen7 chromosome 2, mManPen7.hap1, whole genome shotgun sequence:
- the GRPEL2 gene encoding grpE protein homolog 2, mitochondrial, translated as MAARSLWAALRRVQRLLTSTAASDGRGCLHPFSTATQRTAGEACTSEDPPDELGPSLAQRTLKLKAVKLEKEVQDLTMRYQRAVANGENIRRRTQRYVEDAKIFGIQSFCKDLVEVADILEKTTECISEETEPGDQKLTLEKIFRGLSLLEAKLKSVFAKHGLEKMTPIGDKYDPHEHELICHVPAGTGVQPGTVALVRQDGYKLHGRTIRLAQVEVAVESQRRL; from the exons ATGGCCGCGCGGTCTCTGTGGGCGGCCCTGCGGCGGGTGCAGCGCCTCCTGACCTCGACTGCCGCGTCCGATGGCAG GGGATGTCTGCATCCTTTCAGCACTGCTACCCAGAGAACTGCTGGTGAGGCCTGCACTTCTGAGGACCCTCCTGATGAGCTTGGGCCCTCTCTTGCACAACGAACCTTAAAGTTAAAAGCTGTTAAACTGGAGAAGGAAGTCCAGGATTTAACA ATGAGATACCAGAGAGCTGTAGCCAATGGTGAAAATATAAGAAGGCGGACCCAGAGATATGTAGAAGACGCCAAGATATTTG GAATTCAGAGTTTCTGTAAGGACTTGGTGGAGGTGGCAGACATTTTGGAGAAGACTACAGAGTGCATTTCTGAAGAAACAGAGCCTGGGGACCAGAAGCTCACTCTGGAGAAGATCTTCCGGGGGTTGTCACTTTTAGAAGCAAAGCTGAAAAGTGTATTTGCCAAACATGGCCTGGAAAAGATGACACCCATCGGTGACAAATATGACCCTCATGAGCATGAACTTATCTGTCATGTGCCAGCTGGTACTGGGGTGCAGCCTGGCACCGTGGCATTAGTAAGGCAAGATGGCTACAAGCTTCATGGCCGCACCATTAGACTTGCCCAGGTGGAAGTGGCAGTGGAGTCTCAGAGAAGACTGTGA